The DNA segment GTGGATTTAAACATCGCCTACCTCGTGTAGGCGTGATGTGATTGTTACGAATTTTTAACTAATACCTATTATCTATTGCCTATTCCCTGAGATAAAGTGCTATACTAGTATAGTTGCATAAGCGGATGTGGCGGAATTGGCAGACGCGCTAGATTTAGGTTCTAGTTCCGAGAGGAGTGAAGGTTCAAGTCCTTTCATCCGCACTATAGTTCATAGAATAATAAAAGGGGTTTCAGATAAATATTAGTCTTGAAGCCCTTTTTATTATTTAAATTTTTATTGTCAAATCCTTAATATCGAATAAAACTTCAAAATCACAAGCTAAATTCAGCTGCATTATCTTCATCTACACCGATATCTTGACCCACAGCAGTAGGTTTAAAACTAGAACTATGAACTAGCTCGCTAAACTTAATGTTTTGATTGTGGTGTAGGATGTTCAACACACTAATAAAATCCCTAACAATTTCTCCTGGTGTTAATAAGGCTTCTGCGCCTAAACGACCGACGATTTCCTTGACAAATTCTTGTAATTCCTTGTTGGTCAAAATCTTGTCATAACCAAAATGGAGGGCGTGAATTTCCGTTAAACGTTGCAAAAGTGTCAGAATTTCTGCTTCACTTAAAGGATTAAGGCGGATGACTGGCCCAATAAACTCTTGTATATCGCTTTGTTGCACAAAGCGGCTCTCTTTTGTGCGTCTACGCCAAGCTTGGTCTGCAAAAAGTCCTCGATTCGGGTCTTCTAAAAACTTTGTTGTCCCACCTATAACAATACCTAAATGTTCTGCTTTACACTGCATAGTGTCATTAAACATTGCTAGTAATCTGTTATAGTTCTTCTCACGAGTAACTGTAGTAGATATTTGGTAGAGGTTCACTGCTTCATCCATTAAAATCAGCAATCCTTTATAACCAATCTCTGCCACGAATTTAGCTAAGAGTTTAATATAGTCATACCAACTATCATCATCAATAATTACCCTTACGCCTAAAGCTGTCCTGGCTTCAGTTTTAGTATTAAATTCTCCCCGTAACCAACGCAGTGCAGAATTTTTTAAATCATCATCGTCTAAGCGGTAGCCACGCCAATAAGCAACAATAATGCTACCAAAATCAAACCCATGAACTAAGTCTTCTATATACTGAACAACTTCTCGAATTTTGGCTTCTACTTGGTCATCAAAACCCTCATCATTGGGACGTAGCTGAGTTTCTTTAACTACCTCTTGCTGAATTTTGTTAATCCATCCTTCTAGAATTGAAACTAACGCACCACCATCAGGACGGGTTTTGGTGGAAAGGCTACTCATCAATTCTCGATAGGTTGCTAGACCTTCATTGTTGCTTCCTGCTAGGCGATGTTCCGAAGATAAATCAACATCACCAACTACAAAACCTTGCTCCATTGCTCGGTTACGAACCATCTGGAGGATAAAGCTTTTTCCCGCGCCATAGTTACCAATGATAAAACGAAATGCTGCTACACCTTCGGCAATATCATCGAGATTTTGTAATAGGCTTTTAAGTTCTTTTTCTCGACCAACTGCTATGTGTTCTACTCCTAATCTGGGTACTACTCCTGCACCTAGTGAATTAATCAAAGCAGTTGAAGTTTTTTTCGGGATTTTGAGCTTTGCCATGTATTTTTCTGTACGGGATATCGATGCCAATTTTATAGCGATGAGTGGGGATTTAAATTTATTAGTCTCTAGTCCCTAGCCGCTTTTTATTGTATGTTGTGGTGCAACCCTTTAAATAATTAGAATAACATCATGCTTTTGTTGGATAATTTCCAGTCTATATGTATATAGGTTCTGGCAATAATTACACCATATTTTTATAAAAATTTTACGATGAGCTAGGGATATTAAATTTCAGGATGCGTATCTAGCTATTAGATGTTCATACAATGCGACTATATTTCTGACATTGGTTATATGTTCTGCGTAAATCTTTGGTACGTCTAGATCGGTTTCAATTATTAATTCACCAATAGTATCATTAGCTCGCTCATTGATAGAATCAATCAGCAAATTCGGCATAGTGATGTTAGCTTCAGCAATTTTTTTGATCGATGCTTGGGGATTATCTTGCCCGATTATAATTTTTAATACTTGAATTTCATGACTAGGTAACTGCTTTAATAAAGTATGCCATTCTTCAGGCAAAGCTTGGGACGTATCATTTTTAGCATCTATTTTATCTAAATTTTCGAGAATATCTGAAAAGGAAAAAAATGTTCCTTCTTGTTCTGATGTATTAATAGAAATAGGTTCTTGATTAACGGTTTCTATTTGTTGTAAGAGTTCCCAAACTTGATTTTGCAGGATGTCTCGTTCTTGTTGCAACAAAAAGATTTCATTTTGGATTTGTTGTAATTCATTGTGGCGTTCTGTTTTTTGAATTTGTAAATAGTCAATATTTGCAGCTAGGCTTTCCTGTTCATTGCTCGTATCTAGAAGTATTTGAGATTGCTTGCTTTTCTCTAACTCTAAATCTTGAATATTAATTCGCAGTTCATAAAGTTTTTCTTCTAATTGAGGTTTTATCCTTCCTAGCAAAGTAATACTGTTTTCAAGTTCTTGTTTTTCTTGATTTAGATCACTAATTTGATTTCGTAACTGGGTAATTTCTGCCCGACAAACATGATGGTTAGATTCTAATCTACGTTTTTCTGATGCCAGTGTAGATAAGGAATTGTTCAGTTCTATTTGATTTTCTTCCAAGCTGCAAATTGTAGATTTTAGGTTAGCAAGCTCCGATTCTATCTGTTTCCTTTGACTGGCAAAAATTCCTAAATCTCGATGCAAACTATCTCTTTGATTACGGCTATCTAAAATTTGATTTTTTAGCTGCTGTGACTCTGTGTATAATAAACTGCGATGGGTCTCTAGTTGTTCAATTTCTCTGGCTAGCCTGGACTTCAGTCCCTCGGTTTCTTGAATGCGTTTACGGAGTGAACTTAAAAGTAATAGTTCATAATTCCTCCGTCGCTTATCTACAAATAAGGCGGCTGCATAAGTAGCTACTACTGTAATTACACCTGTGAAAAAAGCTTGACTAAAATTCCATTTGGGAACTAGGCTCAAACCAAAACTCACACTAAAGGCAACTATGCCTAAAATAAATCGATTACTTACTATGACTTGTTGCATATTGCTGATTTTTAGCGTAGTTAAGCTTTTTGACTGAGCAGCGTTGCCAATGATTACTCTTCATATTTTGGTGTTAGTCACTCTAGTTGTAAGTGTTTGTGGATGAGATTGTTGTGAAAGTAACAAAATATTGAAATCATGCAACAATTATTTTCATGAGTGGGTATTTAAGATATTGTTATTTGCAGCAAACAGAGATGTGTCTGCTTTTAGAAAATCTATGAATTGCTGTGCAGTACGCCCAGAACGACCATTATGGCGTGTTGCCCACTGTAATGCTTGATATTCTAACTCTTCTGGGTTAATACTAATTCTCTCTTGGGCTGCTAGATGGCGTACAATTTTTAGATAGGTGCTTTGATCGGCAGATTCAAAGGTGAGGGTTAAGCCAAAGCGATCGCTAAAGGAAAGTTTTTCCTGCATCGTATCCCCAGCATGGACTTCTTCATTATTTTTCAAGCCGGGTCTATCAGCAAAAAACTCTCGAATCAAGTGGCGACGATTTGAGGTAGCGTAGACTACCACATTTTGGGGACGGGCTGTCAAATTTCCTTCTAAAACAACTTTTAGCGCTTTGAAGGCATCATCGTCTTCTTCAAAGGATAAATCATCAACAAAAATGATAAATTTTTGTTGCAGTCCGCGTAACTGTTCCACAATCTTGGGTAAATCTTTTAAGTCTGCTTTTGAAACTTCCAATAAGCGGAGTTGGCGATGACTATATTCATTTAATAAGGCTTTGACTAAGGAAGATTTCCCGGCCCCTCGGCTACCATAAAGTAATACGTGCAGTGCTTTCTCACCCGATAATAAAAATTCTGTATTTTTCAATAAGGCTTCTTGTTGTAACTCATAGCCCACGAGTGTACCTAGTTTAACTGGGTCATGGTAAGAAATACCAAGAAATTCACCATCTTGCCAGCGTAAGGCGCGGTATTGAGCAAATAAACCTGTCCCAAATTTTTGATAATAAATGGCTAATTCTTCTGCCGCATCTGCCCAATGCTCTAGATGATGTAACGATAATGCTGTTTCTGACCCTATATCATCTTGTTCCAAATACCATACTACAGGTGAAATAGGTAAATGAGCCACGGCTTGCACCCATTGACTCAAAACAGCACTATTACATTCATAAAGACTCTGTAAGACTTGTAAATCATGCTTTACGGCTGAGATTAAAGCCGGGGGGAAATCTTCAAAGTCTTGCTGTTGAGTAAGTTTGCTAAAGGGATTCTCAGCTATCAAAATTTGCGAAACTAAATAATCTTCCCAATTTTGCTTCCTAGTGGCTAAAGCGTGAAAGTAATTGCCATAGGCTTGAAGAGAACCCCTAGCATCAGCATCAGCATAACGTATGGCTTGTAACAGTTCTTGGAATGCAATCCCAACATCAGTTTGTAGGACTGATTGGTACAGTAAAAGGGATGCTGCTTGGCGTTGGAGAAATTGTACTTGGGGATAGAGAGAAGTAATTGCCGACATTGCTGGATTATCCATCAATTAACTTAGTCAGTAGTCAGTAGTCAGTAGTCATTAGTCCAAAACCTTCACTATTGACTGTTGACTGTTGACTGTTGACCACATCATCAACATCTAGATAAGGTTTAACAATGAATTTAAGTGTAACTGCTGCGATCGCCTATGGTATGTTAGCGCTTATTGGTGGCATTATTGGCTACTTTCAGGCTAATAGTCAAGTTTCTCTCCTTAGTGGTGTTTTTAGTGGTTTATTACTATTTGTTGCTGCTTACTTACAACTCCAAGGACAAACTTGGGGTTTAATTTTAGCAACTGTGGTGACTGCTGCACTGGTAGTCTTCTTTGCATTAAGGTTGGTTAGAACACGCAAGTTTATGCCTGCGGGATTAATGACTATTTTAGGGATGTTGTCACTGGTAGTTTTAGTCAATCAAATGGTAGCTCCTAAGTAATAGGACTTACGAAGGGTATAAGGGTGTAAGGGTTTTAAACATTTACGCCCCTATCCAAACCCTTGATATTTCGTTTTTATGGGTAAGTGCTAGTATTTTAGATTTGTTGAGGATTGTCTCACTATAGTACATTGGTATTAATAATATGTGAATGACTTTGACAGCATATCCGGTGAAATTAGGTGTATCTCACATCACGAAAATCTTTTGCTCTAGAAATGTCGGTTTATTAAGTACATTTTGTATTGTAAATAACAACTTAAATTAAGCAAAAATCTTTACTGATGACATAATTTTTGCTTATTTGGAAAAGGTGAAATGCCTATGTTTCTTTGCTTGCTCATCAGAAGTTTATACAAAAACTCCTCTTTAGTGGACGTAGGCAATGAAACATTATTGTATTACATAATGTAATTTTAATATTTTTTCAAAAAATTATTGCCGGTTACCCAAAGTATCCGGTTTTTTGAACTTGGTGATGATAAATAAAAATAATACACATATTAAATTAATAGCTTTAAAAAGCTTAGAGTAAAAATGTATTAATTGTTACAAAACATTTTAATACCTGAAAATGAGATTTCCTATTTTATCTAACGTAGTAAGTGAAATTAGCTTTTGCATATCAATGTCATAGTCGGCATGGTATGGGTTTTCGTATACCTTACTTCTGATAGATTCATCCTATGAAAAATCTTATGTCTAATATATGAATCAGTATAAATCTCTCTTTAGATAGGTGATTCAGTTAATAAAAAACTTTATCCACGAGGGGATGGAGTATTAAGCCAGATCCTTTCAAAAACTGACATCTGACACGCAAAGTGTAATAAATTATGGTTTAGGAATCACCAGTAAACAATCAATTATAAGTTTATATAAAAAATTAAATAATCTGACATAGTTTTTCCAAAAAGTGAATATTTATTTTAAAGATTTGGCGGGGATTACATCAAAAATTAAAGCAAAAATAAAGGCTATTTTGCCATTTTGGCAGGTATTAGTAAAGGAGATGAGATATTTATAGATTAAAGCAATCATGATTGATACTTATATCCTTGTTGTTATCTACCTAGACGACTAAAACGAGACCAATCTTGAGATTAGGTGATTATCTCAGCAATTTTACGAACTAGGAAATAATCAATGTTATTACCACTGTCTTCTCAAAACGTTATCCAGCATCTGCAAGCAGCAGAACTGTGTAGCTCAGAAGATGGCAAATCAGACATATTTGAATTGCCAATTACCAAGAAGAACTACAATTTAGTGGTGAATTTAGCAGATAATCGCAAACTGCTAGTTAAACAAGAACGTAGTATAGAAGATGATGGGATTCTCCATGAATTGTTTAATGAATGGCTATTTCACCAATTACTACAAAAGTTTCCCATTCTCGGAAATATTTCTGCGATCGCTCCTTTGGTGGTACATTTTGATGAGGAAAATTCCATCCTCGTTCGCAGTTATTTAAGCGAGTACCTGGATTTAGCTAAATCTTATCAAAACACGAATGTTTTCCCCAAAGAAATTGCGGCGGCAATTGGGACGACATTAGCAGCGCTACACCGTACTACCTTCCAGGGGAAAGAATATCGTGATTTCATGGCGACTGCGCCTCAAGGACAGTTCCGCTATCATTTTTACAATCCGGCACAAGGAATAAGTTTTCTGAGTCCAGAGATTTTTGGTAAAATTCCTACTGAAGCCTTAAAATTTCACGTTCTCTATCAATGCTATGAGAGTTTAGAAGCAGCGATCGCTGACTTGGCTTATGAGTGGGATGCTTGTTGTTTAACTCATAATGACCTCAAACTCAACAATATATTAATTCATTCCCGATGGAACCAATTAGATAATTGCCTAGTGCGATTGATTGATTGGGAAGCTTGCACTTGGGGAGATCCGGCTTTTGATTTAGGAACTATTTTAGCTAGTTATTTAGAAATTTGGCTTGAGAGTTTAGTTGTAGATCCTACTCTGGAATTAGCAGAGTCTCTAGAACTAGCAATGATACCACTAGAGGAGATTCAACCATCTTTAGTGGCTTTATTACAAGCTTATTTGCAAGCCTTTCCCATGATTTTGGAATACCATCCTAATTTTTTGGTGCGAGTTATCAAGTTTGTCGGCTTGGCTTTAATTCACCAAATTCAAGACAAGATTAATAACTGTAAATTATTTGATACTTCTCACCTTCATATGCTTCAAATAGCTAAAAATCTGCTGACTATGCCTGAGCAATCCATACTGAGTATTTTTGGTATCTCGGAGGCAGAAATTCTCTCTCCGGTAGCAAAGTTTCCTCAAATATCACATCCTGAGAAAGAAAAACAGTTAGTTCCCCTGTATTACGAAAAAACCCGCTTACGTGGTTGCTAAAAGCACGATGATGAACAATTCAAAAAGCAAAATTATCAGTTTTGAATTTGTCATCGATTAGGTAAGAATTAATATTAGAGCCAGGATGTTTACCCTGTAGGGGTTTTCTAAATTATCAATTTTGAGTTTGGAATTGATTGATGCTAGACTATTCTGCTAACCCACTGTTTAATTCTCTGATGGATATTGCTACTAATATCCAAATTGAGCCGAACTTTTGTATCAACCATCCCAGTTATCAGCCTTTTGCTTTACCAACCAAAGTAGCAGATAGATTTCAGCACAACTCCCCTGCTCTACAAAATAAATATCTCGCCTTATTGCTGCGTAACTTCCTTTATGGAATTTATTACAACGGTGTATTGCAAAGTAATTTGGCAACTGACAACAATGCTAATTACTCGATGCCACAAAATTTAGCAACTAATACCAATGTGGGTATCGATTGGGAATTTTACGAACAACTGCAAGCCAGTAATCACGGACGGGGTTATTTTGACCCTAGTTGGCAGGTGTTACGTAAGGAACCCGATGGTAGTATGGCAGTGACTAAGAGTGGTTTAACTTTA comes from the Nostoc sp. PCC 7120 = FACHB-418 genome and includes:
- a CDS encoding ATP-binding protein; amino-acid sequence: MDNPAMSAITSLYPQVQFLQRQAASLLLYQSVLQTDVGIAFQELLQAIRYADADARGSLQAYGNYFHALATRKQNWEDYLVSQILIAENPFSKLTQQQDFEDFPPALISAVKHDLQVLQSLYECNSAVLSQWVQAVAHLPISPVVWYLEQDDIGSETALSLHHLEHWADAAEELAIYYQKFGTGLFAQYRALRWQDGEFLGISYHDPVKLGTLVGYELQQEALLKNTEFLLSGEKALHVLLYGSRGAGKSSLVKALLNEYSHRQLRLLEVSKADLKDLPKIVEQLRGLQQKFIIFVDDLSFEEDDDAFKALKVVLEGNLTARPQNVVVYATSNRRHLIREFFADRPGLKNNEEVHAGDTMQEKLSFSDRFGLTLTFESADQSTYLKIVRHLAAQERISINPEELEYQALQWATRHNGRSGRTAQQFIDFLKADTSLFAANNNILNTHS
- a CDS encoding ATP-binding protein; the protein is MAKLKIPKKTSTALINSLGAGVVPRLGVEHIAVGREKELKSLLQNLDDIAEGVAAFRFIIGNYGAGKSFILQMVRNRAMEQGFVVGDVDLSSEHRLAGSNNEGLATYRELMSSLSTKTRPDGGALVSILEGWINKIQQEVVKETQLRPNDEGFDDQVEAKIREVVQYIEDLVHGFDFGSIIVAYWRGYRLDDDDLKNSALRWLRGEFNTKTEARTALGVRVIIDDDSWYDYIKLLAKFVAEIGYKGLLILMDEAVNLYQISTTVTREKNYNRLLAMFNDTMQCKAEHLGIVIGGTTKFLEDPNRGLFADQAWRRRTKESRFVQQSDIQEFIGPVIRLNPLSEAEILTLLQRLTEIHALHFGYDKILTNKELQEFVKEIVGRLGAEALLTPGEIVRDFISVLNILHHNQNIKFSELVHSSSFKPTAVGQDIGVDEDNAAEFSL
- a CDS encoding tellurite resistance TerB C-terminal domain-containing protein, whose product is MQQVIVSNRFILGIVAFSVSFGLSLVPKWNFSQAFFTGVITVVATYAAALFVDKRRRNYELLLLSSLRKRIQETEGLKSRLAREIEQLETHRSLLYTESQQLKNQILDSRNQRDSLHRDLGIFASQRKQIESELANLKSTICSLEENQIELNNSLSTLASEKRRLESNHHVCRAEITQLRNQISDLNQEKQELENSITLLGRIKPQLEEKLYELRINIQDLELEKSKQSQILLDTSNEQESLAANIDYLQIQKTERHNELQQIQNEIFLLQQERDILQNQVWELLQQIETVNQEPISINTSEQEGTFFSFSDILENLDKIDAKNDTSQALPEEWHTLLKQLPSHEIQVLKIIIGQDNPQASIKKIAEANITMPNLLIDSINERANDTIGELIIETDLDVPKIYAEHITNVRNIVALYEHLIARYAS
- a CDS encoding TMEM14 family protein, with the protein product MNLSVTAAIAYGMLALIGGIIGYFQANSQVSLLSGVFSGLLLFVAAYLQLQGQTWGLILATVVTAALVVFFALRLVRTRKFMPAGLMTILGMLSLVVLVNQMVAPK
- a CDS encoding phosphotransferase family protein, translated to MLLPLSSQNVIQHLQAAELCSSEDGKSDIFELPITKKNYNLVVNLADNRKLLVKQERSIEDDGILHELFNEWLFHQLLQKFPILGNISAIAPLVVHFDEENSILVRSYLSEYLDLAKSYQNTNVFPKEIAAAIGTTLAALHRTTFQGKEYRDFMATAPQGQFRYHFYNPAQGISFLSPEIFGKIPTEALKFHVLYQCYESLEAAIADLAYEWDACCLTHNDLKLNNILIHSRWNQLDNCLVRLIDWEACTWGDPAFDLGTILASYLEIWLESLVVDPTLELAESLELAMIPLEEIQPSLVALLQAYLQAFPMILEYHPNFLVRVIKFVGLALIHQIQDKINNCKLFDTSHLHMLQIAKNLLTMPEQSILSIFGISEAEILSPVAKFPQISHPEKEKQLVPLYYEKTRLRGC